Proteins encoded within one genomic window of Vairimorpha necatrix chromosome 3, complete sequence:
- a CDS encoding E3 ubiquitin-protein ligase RAD18, producing MNSECTICKSQCVIPHWLPCSHKFCFLCIRRHLERRNFCPSCFKSPVSPSDLRTNEIQYNKIDKIPIIINNKEDQIIKELKRRRVDISGGRSTLLQRYKELFINVDNERFREVPRNMDRIVREINKDEADNRKIKKENEKDMKNIEHTLKKLKLKKDDKQKSKI from the coding sequence ATGAATTCTGAATGTACAATCTGCAAATCACAGTGCGTCATTCCTCATTGGCTTCCATGTTCCCATAAATTCTGTTTTTTATGCATCAGAAGACACTTAGAAAGAAGGAATTTCTGCCCTTCTTGTTTTAAGTCTCCAGTTTCCCCGTCAGATCTCAGAACTAATGAAATCCAATATAACAAAATAGACAAGATaccaataataataaataataaagaagaccagattattaaagaactaaaaagaagaagagtCGACATATCAGGAGGAAGATCTACTTTATTACAAAGatataaagaattatttataaatgtagATAATGAAAGATTTAGAGAAGTCCCTAGGAATATGGACAGGATAGTAagagaaattaataaagatgAAGCtgataatagaaaaataaaaaaagagaatgAGAaagatatgaaaaatatagagcacacattaaaaaaactaaaactTAAGAAGGATgacaaacaaaaaagtaaaatatga